The following coding sequences lie in one Paenibacillus durus ATCC 35681 genomic window:
- a CDS encoding S1 domain-containing RNA-binding protein: protein MAIEVGTKLEGKVTGITHFGAFVDLSGGVTGLVHISEIADNYVKDVNDHLKINDVVTVKVINVDKDGKIGLSIKQAVDKPASEVRPPRAPRPDRPSGGDRFGGGGGGGGYNRERGGRPFKPAAGKPSFEDKMSRFLKDSEERISSLKKNTEGKRGGRGAKRV from the coding sequence ATGGCAATTGAAGTGGGCACCAAGTTAGAGGGCAAGGTGACAGGCATTACGCATTTCGGAGCGTTTGTAGATCTGTCAGGAGGTGTCACAGGTCTCGTTCACATCTCGGAAATCGCCGATAATTACGTCAAGGATGTCAACGATCATCTGAAGATTAATGATGTGGTAACTGTTAAGGTGATCAATGTCGACAAGGACGGCAAGATCGGACTTTCCATCAAGCAGGCTGTCGACAAGCCCGCATCGGAAGTTCGTCCGCCAAGAGCCCCAAGACCGGATCGTCCAAGCGGTGGAGACCGTTTCGGCGGCGGAGGCGGTGGCGGAGGCTACAATCGTGAACGGGGAGGGCGTCCATTCAAGCCTGCAGCCGGTAAACCTTCATTTGAGGATAAAATGTCACGCTTCCTTAAAGACAGCGAAGAACGTATCTCTTCTCTCAAGAAGAATACGGAGGGCAAGCGCGGCGGCCGTGGAGCCAAACGCGTATAA
- a CDS encoding FtsB family cell division protein, with product MNRFSPEEKQAGGGSAAAGAKRRKLIWVALMAVFFGWAGYIFFAQSALISDKSKELARKQESSKQVNNSLNQLKYEVSRLNDNEYIGQLARKWFNIYPKGEVPIRTEQPKQ from the coding sequence ATGAACAGATTTTCCCCGGAAGAGAAACAGGCTGGCGGAGGGTCCGCTGCCGCGGGCGCAAAGAGAAGAAAGCTGATCTGGGTCGCCTTAATGGCGGTATTCTTTGGCTGGGCGGGATATATTTTCTTCGCTCAAAGCGCCTTGATTTCGGACAAGAGTAAGGAACTGGCCCGGAAGCAGGAGAGCAGCAAGCAAGTGAATAACTCGCTGAACCAACTGAAATACGAGGTGTCCCGTCTGAACGACAACGAATATATCGGACAGCTCGCCCGCAAATGGTTTAACATATACCCTAAAGGCGAAGTTCCGATCCGGACAGAGCAACCGAAGCAGTAA
- the yabQ gene encoding spore cortex biosynthesis protein YabQ: MNPAVQWITLLYMIVAGAAMGLTFDGYRVLSLKLRFPGWLNAVLDLLYWLASALIVFRLLYAGNQGQLRFYAFLGLFVGVWAYFLIFSVTVQKFVVMLIQTVEWIWKLLMKLLGILIGMPLLWLWKLALGILRLLGRILGFVLKLLLRLTKPLWIFPVRWLSPAYHRLLRSAPFTKLANFIAARRKR; this comes from the coding sequence ATGAATCCGGCCGTCCAGTGGATCACGCTGCTGTACATGATCGTAGCCGGGGCGGCGATGGGACTAACCTTTGACGGCTACCGGGTACTGTCGCTGAAGCTGCGGTTTCCCGGATGGCTGAACGCGGTTCTCGATCTCCTCTATTGGCTGGCGTCCGCTCTCATCGTATTTCGTTTGCTGTACGCAGGTAACCAGGGGCAGCTGCGCTTTTATGCTTTTCTCGGATTATTCGTGGGTGTGTGGGCATATTTTTTAATCTTCAGTGTCACGGTGCAGAAATTTGTGGTAATGTTAATTCAGACGGTGGAATGGATATGGAAGCTGCTGATGAAGCTGCTGGGAATACTGATTGGAATGCCGCTGCTGTGGTTATGGAAGCTGGCGCTCGGAATTTTGCGTTTGCTTGGCCGTATCTTGGGCTTTGTGCTGAAGCTGCTGCTTCGGCTGACCAAGCCGCTCTGGATTTTTCCCGTCAGATGGTTGTCCCCGGCCTATCATCGGCTGCTGCGCAGCGCTCCATTTACCAAACTCGCCAATTTTATTGCCGCAAGAAGAAAACGCTGA
- the yabP gene encoding sporulation protein YabP gives MIEPGKNVKQHDLHMRSRKAVDLTGVQNVESFDSEEFKLQTELGILVIRGTHLHIKNLSLENGLLSVEGNVHSLIYLDPGAKANNKGLLGKLFK, from the coding sequence ATGATCGAACCTGGAAAAAACGTAAAGCAGCATGATTTGCATATGCGCAGCCGTAAGGCGGTGGATTTAACGGGCGTGCAAAATGTGGAGAGCTTTGACAGCGAGGAGTTTAAGCTGCAGACGGAGCTTGGAATTCTGGTCATTCGCGGAACCCATTTACATATCAAGAACCTCAGTCTGGAGAACGGGCTGTTGTCGGTGGAGGGCAACGTCCATTCCTTGATTTATCTTGATCCGGGGGCGAAGGCGAATAATAAAGGGCTGCTCGGCAAGCTGTTCAAATGA